The Haemorhous mexicanus isolate bHaeMex1 unplaced genomic scaffold, bHaeMex1.pri scaffold_188_ctg1, whole genome shotgun sequence genome includes a window with the following:
- the LOC132322886 gene encoding mucin-5B-like, with translation MANVTCIGDIPHATPPLGTPTAPTPTLARPPRAGDTVPELSPGWGHSQNCHQAEDTVPELSLGSSHCHKTVTTLGTLTELSPTLSQELSPGSGHCPRTATRLGTCTELSPTLSQNCHRHHAGDTVPGLSLWWGHYPRAVTGLRTLSQNCHQAGDTVPELSPLWGTTRTCPQAQLPPPGWGHQTGNPWSGNNQDVSPAGTVTVTSGDCHQRSPPDQELSPRDRELLAPGVTPSWHRHGHCRGHWDTTGTPRGHWDTTGTPGHLGDTRMCPQSCHLSRDRTWVAPGGGVTVSPGDVATRCPPVPPLSPGATAVPAVPRCHSLSPGATAVPAVPSLHCPAPAAGTSLCTDPELGAPPGPPGPGVSPVSPRCPRGVPGVPGGLHYGGRARGGRGFGLYLIGGGAASGPPNKRV, from the exons ATGGCCAATGTCAC CTGCATCGGGGACATCCCCCACGCCACGCCCCCACTGGGGACACCCACAGCGCCCACCCCCACACTGGCACGGCCACcacgggctggggacactgtcccagagctgtcaccgggctggggacactcacagAACTGCCACCAGGCTGAGGACACTGTCCCAGAACTGTCACTGGGCTCAAGCCATTGTCACAAAACTGTCACCACGCTGGGGACACTCACAGAACTGTCACCAACGCTGTCCCAGGAACTGTCACCGGGCTCAGGACATTGTCCCAGGACTGCCACCAGGCTGGGGACATGCACAGAACTGTCACCAACACTGTCCCAGAACTGTCACCGTCACCACGCTGGGGACACTGTCCCAGGACTGTCACTATGGTGGGGACACTATCCCAGAGCTGTCACCGGGCTCAGGACATTGTCCCAGAACTGtcaccaggctggggacactgttCCAGAACTGTCACCGCTCTGGGGAACCACCAGGACGtgtccccaggcacagctgccaccaccgggttggggacaccaaactgggaacCCCTGGAGTGGGAACAACCAGGACGTGTCACCAGCGGggactgtcactgtcaccagcgGGGACTGTCACCAGCGGTCACCACCAGACCAGGAATTGTCACCACGGGACCGGGAACTGCTGGCACCTGGGGTGACACCGAGCTGGCACCGGCACGGACActgcaggggacactgggacactacagggacaccacggggacactgggacactacagggacaccaggacaccttggggacaccaggatgtgtccccagagctgtcacCTCAGCCGGGACAGGACCTGGGTGGCACCTGGGGGCGGTGTCACGGTGTCACCCGGGGACGTTGCCACTCGCTGTCCGCCGGTGCCACCGCTGTCCCCCGGTGCcaccgctgtccccgctgtcccccggTGCCACTCGCTGTCCCCCGGTGCcaccgctgtccccgctgtcccctccctgcactgccccgcccccgccgcgggcACCTCACTTTGCACTGACCCCGAGCTGGGGGCACCGCCCGGACCCCCCGGCCCCggggtgtccccggtgtccccaaggtgtccccggggtgtccccggtgtccccggggGTTTGCACTATGGCGGGAGGGCGCGGGGGGGGCGTGGCTTCGGTTTGTATTTaattgggggaggggcggcctCGGGGCCCCCCAATAAACGAGTCTGA